In the genome of Gemmatimonadota bacterium, one region contains:
- a CDS encoding choice-of-anchor D domain-containing protein: MLGLDAWNGNQAQVDGFRRNGGITFPLLLNAGGAAPAQYENFVVVRPNGTALPVIGGLSSSSVTRVKDGVNELLAQIPPPAPTIAVPQTAVDFGTIDAGQTGQQTITITNTGTAPLEITGIESDVPGLTFDTTMFTLAPDSSATVTIAFPSSTAGTLSGNITISSNDPNSATQTLSVSIIVQSPSAPAISVPQTAVNFGTIDVGQTREQTITVANTGTGPLEITGIESDVSGLTFEPSMFTVEPNGSQTVTIRFPGSTAGTLSGNITISSNDPNSATQTLSVSIIVKVSSANPRADFNGDKQVNITDFLLFVEAFGSTNPKFDIDGDGAVGITDFLLFVESFGKTVDG, translated from the coding sequence ATGCTCGGTCTCGATGCTTGGAATGGCAATCAGGCACAGGTGGATGGCTTTCGCAGGAACGGAGGCATTACCTTTCCCTTGCTTCTAAATGCAGGTGGTGCTGCTCCGGCCCAGTATGAGAATTTCGTTGTGGTTCGTCCCAATGGGACTGCATTGCCCGTCATAGGCGGTTTGAGTTCAAGTTCTGTTACAAGAGTGAAAGACGGGGTTAATGAACTATTGGCGCAAATACCGCCCCCTGCGCCGACGATCGCAGTGCCGCAAACGGCAGTTGATTTCGGGACGATTGACGCCGGTCAAACAGGTCAACAAACGATTACGATTACGAATACGGGTACTGCGCCGTTGGAGATTACGGGTATTGAGAGCGATGTGCCGGGTTTGACGTTTGATACTACGATGTTCACACTGGCTCCCGATAGTTCAGCTACGGTGACGATCGCGTTTCCGAGTTCGACAGCGGGCACGCTTTCGGGCAATATCACGATTTCGAGTAATGATCCGAATAGTGCAACACAGACATTGTCCGTTTCTATCATAGTTCAATCGCCCTCTGCGCCAGCGATCTCTGTGCCGCAAACGGCAGTTAATTTCGGGACGATTGACGTTGGTCAAACGCGTGAACAAACTATTACGGTCGCGAACACGGGTACGGGTCCTCTTGAAATTACAGGTATTGAGAGCGATGTATCGGGCCTGACTTTTGAACCTTCTATGTTCACAGTGGAGCCCAATGGTTCACAGACGGTTACGATTAGGTTTCCAGGTTCGACAGCGGGCACGCTTTCGGGCAATATCACGATTTCGAGTAATGATCCGAATAGTGCAACACAGACATTGTCCGTTTCTATTATAGTCAAGGTCTCTTCTGCCAACCCCAGGGCCGATTTTAACGGTGATAAACAAGTGAATATTACGGATTTTCTCCTTTTTGTGGAGGCATTTGGATCAACCAATCCCAAATTCGATATCGATGGCGATGGCGCGGTTGGTATTACGGATTTTCTCCTTTTTGTGGAGTCCTTTGGAAAAACGGTTGACGGATAG
- a CDS encoding sigma-70 family RNA polymerase sigma factor has translation MPLHGLSRGHAAMTDRSQHNNRLSGVTMSKRDAEQVQKVLSGDQTAYEPLVEAYQGRIYAFVAGRIRNFSATEDIVQNAFVEAYMHLKSLKSPEKFSGWLRGIALNLSNKWIQQKRPVVSIDDTSQDVTPEISELPLPDLPDEVLEKTETKEAVTAAVDALPDIYRESVLLHYMEGMTYPQIAAFLDIPESTVTGRLQVARNRLRDELLPLVEDTLREKRPTSQLTRKVMAALPPRYCTQCQHRQAYSPN, from the coding sequence ATGCCCCTGCATGGTTTAAGCAGGGGACATGCCGCGATGACAGACCGTTCCCAGCACAACAATCGTCTATCCGGAGTTACAATGAGCAAACGCGATGCAGAGCAAGTACAAAAAGTATTGTCTGGCGACCAGACAGCTTACGAACCGCTGGTTGAGGCGTATCAAGGGCGCATCTATGCCTTTGTGGCTGGTCGAATCCGCAACTTTTCCGCAACAGAAGACATCGTACAAAATGCGTTTGTGGAGGCATACATGCACCTCAAGTCTCTAAAATCGCCCGAAAAATTCTCCGGTTGGCTACGGGGAATTGCACTCAATCTATCAAACAAATGGATTCAACAAAAGCGTCCCGTCGTCTCAATTGACGATACATCACAAGATGTAACGCCTGAAATATCAGAACTTCCATTGCCAGACTTGCCCGACGAAGTACTGGAAAAAACCGAAACAAAAGAAGCCGTTACAGCCGCCGTGGATGCACTGCCAGACATTTATCGAGAATCGGTATTGCTCCACTACATGGAAGGCATGACCTATCCCCAAATCGCCGCCTTTCTCGACATCCCCGAAAGCACAGTAACGGGTCGCCTGCAGGTTGCGCGCAATCGCTTGCGCGACGAATTGCTCCCACTGGTAGAAGACACACTCCGCGAAAAACGCCCAACCTCTCAACTGACGCGCAAAGTAATGGCCGCATTACCCCCCCGCTATTGTACGCAGTGCCAACACAGGCAAGCCTACTCGCCAAACTGA
- a CDS encoding cupin domain-containing protein: MSFIDWDKYPANEVAPGVRIRTPYGENLMLSRVEFDAGAVVPMHSHPHEQGGMMLEGKMKFTIDGETRTVEPGEAFLIPAHVPHRAEAVDGPCVALDIFSPIREDYVELANRYIPSQDKT; this comes from the coding sequence ATGTCATTTATTGATTGGGATAAGTATCCAGCTAACGAAGTCGCACCCGGCGTGCGCATTCGGACGCCTTATGGCGAAAATTTGATGCTCTCTCGCGTTGAATTTGATGCGGGTGCTGTGGTGCCGATGCACAGCCATCCCCACGAGCAGGGGGGGATGATGCTTGAGGGGAAGATGAAGTTCACTATTGATGGGGAAACTCGCACTGTTGAACCCGGCGAAGCTTTTCTGATTCCCGCCCACGTGCCCCACCGAGCCGAGGCAGTAGATGGTCCCTGTGTGGCTCTCGATATTTTTTCGCCGATTCGCGAGGATTATGTCGAGCTTGCCAACCGCTATATTCCGTCCCAAGACAAAACGTAA
- a CDS encoding molybdopterin-dependent oxidoreductase — MPVSKSVGARIKRREDPRLIQGLAHYVDDIKLPNLLHVAILRSPYAHARINSVNTDAAQNLSGVKSVVTGDDVKDVIGGIPCAATDPEGFPGIKVPHHPVLATGKVRFVGEPIAAVAATDAYIAQDALDLIEVDYEPLDAINSADAAFADGAPVIHEDWDDNMAFTWSIAGGDVDAAFAEADHVVSQRIDHQRLVPNPMETRGVVAQYLPGKDQLNLWSSTQIPHLLRTQISVMLGMAENHVRVIAPEVGGGFGCKLNVYAEEALLGHMAKYLGQPVKWIEGRRENFVHTIHGRDQTGDVELAVKDDGTILGLKYTVTADVGAYYQLLTPAIPTLTGLMLCGSYTFKNVQMNLTAAFTNKMATDAYRGAGRPEATYLIERMIDVVAHDLDLDPLEVRRKNFIGKDAFPYETGTALAYDSGDYTAALDKALKMADYDALREQQAELREEGRYLGIGFSTYVEICGMGPSAAMPAGGWESSTVRVDPTGKVTVLTGVSPHGQGQETTFAQLIADGLGVDIDDIRIIHGDTDTVQYGIGTFGSRATAVGGTAMVHAMGKVKDKVVNIAAHLLESNPQDIVIEDGKYCVQGAPESGLTLGEIAMVAHVGVELPEGTDPGLAESHFFEPPNFTYPFGTHIAVVEVDADTGEVEIQRYIAVDDCGNIINPLIVEGQVHGGIAQGVGQALYEEAIYDESGQMITGSFMDYALPKAHNFPRFELANTVTPSPVNPMGVKGVGEAGTIGSTPAIANAVIDALKPFGVRHIDLPLRPEKLWKLMQET; from the coding sequence ATGCCTGTTAGCAAATCTGTTGGCGCCCGTATTAAGCGCCGAGAAGACCCCCGATTGATTCAGGGCCTTGCTCATTACGTCGATGACATCAAGTTGCCCAATTTGTTGCATGTCGCGATTTTGCGAAGCCCTTATGCCCATGCGCGCATCAATAGTGTTAATACCGATGCGGCTCAAAATTTATCCGGCGTCAAGTCTGTTGTCACTGGCGATGATGTCAAAGACGTCATTGGTGGGATTCCCTGTGCAGCTACAGATCCGGAGGGATTTCCGGGTATTAAGGTGCCCCACCATCCCGTGCTCGCTACGGGAAAAGTGCGTTTTGTTGGTGAACCCATCGCCGCTGTTGCAGCGACTGATGCGTACATTGCTCAAGATGCACTGGATTTGATTGAGGTCGATTACGAACCTCTCGATGCCATCAATTCAGCTGATGCGGCTTTTGCCGATGGCGCGCCTGTTATTCACGAAGATTGGGACGATAATATGGCTTTTACCTGGAGTATTGCCGGGGGCGATGTTGATGCGGCTTTTGCCGAAGCCGATCACGTCGTCAGCCAGCGGATTGACCATCAACGTCTGGTTCCCAATCCTATGGAAACGCGGGGCGTGGTTGCCCAATATTTGCCCGGCAAAGACCAGCTCAATTTATGGTCATCTACGCAAATTCCCCATCTTTTGCGCACGCAAATATCCGTTATGCTGGGTATGGCCGAAAATCATGTGCGCGTTATCGCGCCCGAAGTGGGCGGTGGCTTTGGTTGCAAGCTCAATGTGTACGCCGAAGAGGCTCTGCTCGGGCATATGGCAAAATATCTCGGGCAGCCCGTGAAGTGGATTGAGGGGCGGCGTGAAAATTTTGTGCATACGATTCACGGACGCGATCAGACCGGGGATGTCGAACTTGCGGTGAAAGACGACGGTACGATCCTCGGTCTCAAATACACGGTTACGGCGGATGTGGGGGCTTATTATCAGTTGCTCACGCCGGCCATTCCCACGCTTACGGGTTTGATGCTGTGCGGTTCTTACACTTTTAAAAATGTGCAGATGAATCTCACGGCCGCTTTTACCAATAAAATGGCGACGGATGCTTATCGGGGTGCGGGACGTCCCGAGGCCACGTATCTCATCGAGCGCATGATCGATGTGGTGGCGCACGATCTGGATCTGGATCCCCTGGAGGTGCGGCGCAAAAACTTTATTGGCAAAGATGCCTTTCCCTATGAAACGGGAACTGCGCTGGCTTATGATAGCGGCGACTATACGGCTGCGCTCGATAAAGCGCTTAAGATGGCGGATTACGACGCTTTGCGCGAGCAGCAGGCTGAATTACGCGAAGAGGGCCGGTACCTCGGTATTGGATTTTCCACTTATGTGGAGATTTGCGGGATGGGTCCTTCTGCTGCGATGCCCGCTGGCGGTTGGGAAAGCAGCACTGTGCGCGTAGATCCCACGGGTAAGGTTACTGTGCTCACGGGTGTATCGCCCCACGGACAGGGGCAGGAGACCACTTTTGCCCAGCTTATTGCCGATGGTTTGGGCGTTGATATTGACGATATTCGCATTATCCACGGCGATACCGATACGGTGCAATACGGTATTGGTACTTTCGGCAGTCGCGCGACGGCTGTGGGTGGTACGGCGATGGTGCATGCGATGGGCAAGGTGAAAGATAAAGTGGTCAATATCGCCGCGCATTTGCTCGAGAGCAATCCGCAGGATATTGTGATTGAAGACGGCAAATACTGCGTTCAGGGTGCGCCCGAGTCGGGTCTCACTTTGGGCGAAATTGCTATGGTGGCCCATGTGGGTGTGGAACTTCCGGAGGGAACAGATCCCGGTTTGGCTGAGTCGCACTTTTTTGAGCCGCCAAACTTTACCTATCCGTTTGGTACGCACATCGCCGTGGTCGAGGTCGATGCCGATACGGGTGAGGTTGAGATACAGCGTTATATCGCCGTTGACGATTGCGGGAATATTATCAATCCGCTGATTGTTGAAGGCCAGGTACACGGCGGTATTGCACAGGGGGTGGGACAAGCCCTTTACGAGGAAGCCATTTACGACGAAAGCGGGCAGATGATCACCGGTTCATTTATGGATTATGCTTTGCCCAAAGCGCACAATTTCCCGCGCTTTGAATTGGCGAATACGGTCACGCCTTCGCCCGTCAATCCAATGGGTGTCAAAGGTGTGGGCGAAGCGGGTACGATTGGTTCCACGCCCGCGATAGCCAATGCGGTGATTGACGCGCTGAAACCTTTTGGCGTGCGACATATCGATCTGCCTTTGCGCCCTGAAAAACTCTGGAAACTCATGCAGGAGACTTGA
- a CDS encoding xanthine dehydrogenase family protein subunit M, with protein sequence MTPFDYHAPKTMRSAMRLVQEFGDDAKVLAGGHSLIPSMKLRLAAPSVIIDLGGIAGLKRVTAGEETITIGALATHYAVESHRLLPSKCSLLPETAAEIGDAQVRNRGTVGGSIAHADPAADWPATMLALDAQFDIAGPNGERAVAASDFFVDLFITDLQPDEVLTGIRIATPPENSGGAYVKMRQSASGFALAGVAAHVTLDDAGNCASVAVGVTGVAPAAYRAPAVEDALVGQGIDAVADAAAHAADGVEEFQEDHHASGDYRAHLARVFAQRALSQAIERAA encoded by the coding sequence ATGACCCCCTTTGATTACCACGCACCCAAAACTATGAGAAGCGCGATGCGGCTGGTGCAGGAGTTCGGCGACGATGCCAAAGTACTGGCGGGCGGTCACAGTCTGATTCCGTCTATGAAATTGCGTCTTGCCGCGCCTTCGGTCATTATTGATCTGGGCGGCATTGCTGGCTTAAAAAGAGTGACAGCGGGCGAAGAGACCATTACCATTGGTGCTCTGGCCACGCATTATGCTGTGGAAAGCCATCGCTTGTTGCCTTCAAAATGTTCACTTTTGCCCGAGACTGCAGCGGAAATTGGCGATGCGCAGGTGCGGAATCGGGGCACTGTGGGCGGGAGTATTGCCCATGCCGATCCGGCTGCGGATTGGCCAGCGACTATGCTCGCCCTCGATGCACAATTCGATATTGCCGGTCCCAATGGTGAACGCGCGGTTGCTGCGTCTGATTTTTTTGTGGATCTTTTTATCACAGATTTGCAACCCGACGAGGTTCTTACTGGTATTCGCATTGCCACGCCGCCCGAGAATTCGGGTGGTGCGTATGTCAAGATGCGACAATCTGCGTCCGGTTTTGCCCTTGCAGGCGTTGCGGCTCATGTCACTTTGGATGATGCGGGCAACTGCGCTTCTGTGGCTGTGGGTGTTACCGGTGTTGCACCTGCGGCGTACCGCGCACCTGCGGTCGAAGACGCGCTTGTGGGTCAGGGTATTGACGCTGTTGCCGATGCAGCTGCCCATGCGGCTGATGGCGTGGAGGAATTTCAGGAAGATCACCACGCTTCTGGCGATTACCGCGCCCATTTGGCTCGCGTGTTCGCACAACGGGCATTGAGCCAGGCTATTGAACGCGCAGCTTGA
- a CDS encoding carbon monoxide dehydrogenase subunit G has translation MNAQLDFIAPFSFGEGGCIFLGGVLKLTGTHTIGATVERAFELLIDPEVLARCMPGCDKLEHRADGVYDMAVSAGIGPVRGKYTGSVTLSDIQPPERYTMVVDIKGTTGFVRGQGVVELAPEGENTRISFEGDVQIGGPIAAVGQRMHASAARLMTRQLFGAIDAEARASEG, from the coding sequence TTGAACGCGCAGCTTGATTTTATAGCCCCCTTCTCTTTCGGGGAAGGGGGCTGTATTTTTTTAGGAGGCGTTTTGAAACTCACGGGTACACATACCATTGGCGCGACGGTTGAGCGCGCTTTTGAATTGCTTATCGATCCCGAAGTGCTCGCTCGTTGTATGCCCGGTTGCGATAAGCTGGAACACAGGGCAGATGGGGTTTATGACATGGCCGTTTCAGCGGGGATTGGTCCCGTTCGCGGCAAATACACGGGTAGTGTCACGCTTTCAGATATTCAACCGCCCGAGCGCTATACGATGGTGGTCGATATCAAGGGCACGACGGGATTTGTTAGGGGACAGGGCGTTGTAGAACTCGCCCCTGAAGGCGAGAATACGCGGATTTCGTTTGAGGGCGATGTGCAAATCGGCGGGCCAATCGCTGCTGTGGGACAGCGCATGCACGCCAGTGCAGCCCGTTTGATGACGCGGCAACTCTTTGGCGCGATTGACGCGGAGGCGCGTGCGTCTGAAGGATAG
- a CDS encoding TlpA family protein disulfide reductase, whose protein sequence is MYFNKCKLLVSLAMCLNAYSVCFAQQPTHSKEEMNRFNQFRSGYPPETTEQYWERILGLEQLLADYPNTFLKGDISITLLNYYQHVTDDPHLLIELSDKMLALRMYSNGAYETAARILVDKKVRSDKTLLYAQNALKEALQKQKKWGGNGRGELICRDLLARAHQLLGQHDRAVAEIKTAIRSWQTREDLGDLEMASRQASVDKAKTHLLRIYIDQKAWTEAYELASELLLSSIIRTDIAELWSQAYAGKFGSGAGMSKAYVALKAKWDKKIIQRVEKKRISRPAPTFEVQKLDGEKITSEDLKGKAMVLTFWAGWCSPCIEEQPYLQNLKTQFRKQNVEFLAINIDQDSSMRRDMVASFRYQSAPLLTFALGDLQMRKAFGSDEIPYTCIIDQNGQIRYERKGLGADFSVAMAHQLEWVIGMNGTQ, encoded by the coding sequence ATGTATTTCAACAAGTGCAAACTATTAGTGAGTCTGGCGATGTGTCTGAATGCATATTCCGTGTGTTTTGCACAACAGCCAACCCATTCGAAAGAAGAAATGAATCGCTTTAATCAATTTAGGAGCGGATACCCACCCGAGACCACAGAGCAGTACTGGGAACGTATTTTGGGACTGGAGCAACTGCTTGCCGATTATCCCAACACCTTTTTGAAAGGCGACATCTCCATCACCCTGTTGAATTATTACCAGCATGTCACCGATGATCCACACCTGTTGATAGAGCTATCTGACAAAATGCTCGCATTGCGAATGTATTCCAACGGTGCTTATGAAACGGCTGCTCGGATACTCGTAGATAAGAAAGTTCGGTCTGATAAAACGCTTCTATATGCACAAAACGCATTAAAAGAAGCGCTGCAGAAACAAAAAAAATGGGGAGGTAATGGTCGAGGAGAACTAATTTGCCGGGATCTATTGGCGCGTGCTCATCAACTCCTTGGACAACACGACCGTGCTGTTGCAGAAATAAAGACCGCGATTCGCAGTTGGCAAACCCGAGAAGATTTAGGCGACCTGGAAATGGCATCTCGGCAGGCATCAGTCGATAAAGCAAAGACCCACTTGCTTCGGATCTATATCGACCAAAAAGCATGGACAGAGGCTTATGAACTCGCCTCAGAACTATTGCTCTCATCGATCATCCGCACGGATATAGCAGAATTATGGAGCCAGGCTTATGCTGGCAAATTCGGTTCAGGTGCAGGCATGAGCAAAGCATACGTTGCCTTAAAAGCCAAGTGGGATAAAAAAATTATCCAACGCGTCGAAAAAAAACGCATCTCACGCCCTGCACCCACCTTTGAAGTCCAAAAGTTAGACGGTGAGAAAATCACTTCAGAGGACTTAAAAGGCAAAGCTATGGTGCTAACATTTTGGGCGGGATGGTGCAGCCCGTGCATTGAAGAACAGCCCTATCTCCAAAACCTCAAAACGCAATTTCGCAAACAAAATGTTGAATTTTTAGCGATAAATATCGACCAGGACAGCTCAATGCGCCGGGATATGGTCGCCAGCTTTCGGTACCAGAGCGCACCGCTTTTAACCTTTGCATTGGGCGATCTGCAAATGCGAAAAGCGTTTGGCTCCGACGAGATTCCCTATACCTGCATCATCGATCAGAACGGACAGATTCGATATGAACGCAAGGGATTAGGTGCGGACTTCAGCGTGGCAATGGCGCATCAATTGGAGTGGGTCATCGGAATGAATGGAACACAGTGA
- a CDS encoding phytanoyl-CoA dioxygenase family protein, with protein sequence MDILTEEKKAFFDTFGFLAFPGLLADCIDEIIDAFETIWAQRGGGHNGQPHDGIRRSCIVPFIDQHERLCALLDDPRIKEILVGLLGENFNYMGSDGNYYAGDTQWHSDGWGKEIRFVKIALYLDHLTRDTGCLRVIPGSHHLKDQYANNVENTVRNSHEQWGIHGPDVPALPLETNPGDVVLFNHNLKHAAFGGSPRRRMFTINCSERFPEDEEHIELLKTQIAVRARFWIDRAYGKIMVATAGPERKKHLSQVMAHDGHLAELAARARKEMPEPSRG encoded by the coding sequence ATGGACATCCTCACCGAAGAAAAAAAAGCGTTTTTTGACACCTTTGGATTTCTCGCATTTCCGGGGTTATTGGCAGATTGCATCGACGAAATTATCGATGCATTTGAAACGATATGGGCACAACGGGGTGGTGGACACAACGGACAACCGCACGACGGCATCCGTCGATCGTGCATTGTGCCATTTATCGACCAGCACGAACGGCTGTGCGCCCTCTTAGATGACCCGCGAATAAAAGAAATCCTGGTCGGATTACTCGGTGAAAATTTCAACTACATGGGATCAGACGGAAATTACTATGCCGGAGACACGCAATGGCATTCGGATGGCTGGGGCAAGGAAATTCGATTTGTAAAAATTGCCCTGTATCTGGATCACTTAACGCGCGACACGGGTTGTCTGCGCGTCATCCCCGGGAGTCACCATCTCAAAGATCAATATGCAAATAATGTCGAAAACACCGTCCGAAATTCCCACGAGCAATGGGGCATACACGGACCGGATGTACCTGCACTACCACTGGAAACCAATCCGGGCGATGTCGTCTTATTCAACCACAACCTCAAACACGCGGCCTTTGGCGGCAGTCCACGTCGGCGAATGTTCACCATCAACTGCAGCGAACGCTTCCCTGAAGATGAAGAACACATTGAACTGTTAAAAACACAGATTGCCGTACGCGCGCGGTTCTGGATTGATCGCGCTTACGGAAAAATCATGGTCGCAACCGCTGGTCCCGAACGCAAAAAACATCTATCGCAAGTCATGGCCCACGATGGTCACCTCGCCGAACTCGCCGCACGCGCGCGGAAAGAAATGCCCGAGCCATCGCGCGGATAA
- a CDS encoding type II toxin-antitoxin system VapC family toxin — protein MSLVVDTHSFIWFLARSSDLSSVARQAIREAITSGHPVYVSSVTIVEVIYLTEKNRLPRQNLIDLKATLHRSDSGFKVAPFDLAIAEQLENIPRDQIPDMPDRMISATAQYLRLPLVTTDYRIQQSDVETIW, from the coding sequence ATGTCTCTGGTTGTAGATACGCATTCATTTATCTGGTTCTTAGCACGGTCATCAGACCTCTCATCTGTTGCGCGTCAGGCTATTCGAGAGGCAATTACATCGGGTCACCCAGTCTATGTGTCATCAGTAACAATTGTCGAGGTTATATACTTAACTGAGAAAAATCGATTGCCTCGACAGAATTTGATTGATTTGAAAGCTACATTGCACCGATCCGATTCGGGATTCAAAGTTGCTCCTTTTGATCTTGCGATTGCAGAACAGTTGGAAAATATCCCACGCGATCAAATACCCGATATGCCAGATCGTATGATTTCGGCAACAGCACAGTACCTCCGCCTACCACTTGTCACGACAGATTATCGAATCCAGCAATCAGATGTTGAAACTATTTGGTGA
- a CDS encoding aldo/keto reductase, whose amino-acid sequence MEYRQLGNSGLQVSAIGLGTNNFGWRLDARSTARVMDQALDEGITLIDTANMYGDSLSESYIGRAIRGKRDAFILATKVSMSMGDGPNMRGNSRYHILKEVEDSLKRLNTDYIDLYQIHQTDSNTPIEETLHALDYLVAQGKVRYIGCSNFMAWEVCEAIWTSRAKNLVAFSTVQPRYSMLDREVEVELVPFCKSYGIGILPYFPLASGFLTGKYRRDEPAPEGTRLAEGDRGMFTDKNFNILEALEEFARERDHTILDLAFAWLLANPRVCSVIAGATTPEQVTANAATVGWDLSDEEMEEIDEILNN is encoded by the coding sequence ATGGAATATCGGCAACTCGGCAATTCAGGGCTTCAAGTTTCGGCTATTGGATTGGGGACCAATAATTTTGGCTGGCGTCTTGACGCGAGGAGTACGGCGCGTGTTATGGACCAGGCGCTGGATGAAGGTATTACGTTGATCGATACGGCTAATATGTACGGGGATTCGCTGTCGGAGTCCTATATTGGCAGGGCGATTAGAGGTAAGCGCGATGCGTTTATTCTGGCGACCAAGGTGTCGATGAGTATGGGGGATGGACCGAATATGCGCGGCAATTCGCGGTACCATATTCTCAAAGAGGTCGAGGATAGTCTCAAGCGTCTCAATACGGATTATATCGATCTTTATCAGATTCACCAGACGGATTCCAATACGCCTATTGAGGAGACTTTGCACGCGCTTGATTATCTCGTTGCTCAGGGCAAGGTGCGCTATATCGGCTGTTCCAATTTTATGGCGTGGGAGGTCTGTGAGGCGATATGGACTTCGCGTGCGAAAAATCTGGTTGCGTTTTCGACTGTGCAACCCCGCTATAGTATGCTCGACCGCGAGGTCGAGGTAGAGCTTGTGCCGTTTTGCAAGTCTTACGGTATTGGCATTTTGCCCTATTTTCCCCTTGCCAGTGGTTTTCTTACGGGTAAATATCGCCGAGATGAACCAGCGCCCGAGGGCACGCGGTTGGCAGAGGGCGACCGCGGTATGTTCACGGATAAAAATTTTAATATTCTGGAGGCGTTGGAAGAGTTTGCACGGGAACGCGATCACACGATTCTCGATCTGGCTTTTGCATGGCTTCTCGCCAATCCCCGTGTGTGTTCTGTGATTGCCGGGGCTACTACGCCCGAGCAAGTCACGGCAAATGCCGCGACTGTTGGTTGGGATCTCAGCGATGAGGAGATGGAGGAGATTGATGAAATCCTCAATAATTAG